From the genome of Nitrospirota bacterium:
GCTTTTGACCATCCTTATGCAGCGGTAACGGATGATAAAGGGTCCTTTGCGCTGGAGAATCTACTTCCAGGCGAATATGCCCTTAGGGTCTGGCATGAGGGTTTTGGAATGCAGGAGAGAAAAATAAAGGTTTCATCCGGTGAGGTTCTGGAGGTCGAGATTGAATTTGGTAAATAAGTTACTACTGATTGCCATATTTTTGTTGATCTCAGCAGTTGACTCTCATGCATTACAGAGAAAGGCTGTTGATTTCAAGCTCAATAACTGGGATGGAAAATTAGTTTCTATGCAAGAACTGAAGGGTAAAATAGTCATCCTCACATTCTCCTACGCTTATTGTTCTGCTATATGCCCTATTATTACCGGACGGCTCTCTTCGCTGGACAGTACGATAGATAGCCCAAAAGGTATGGTTTATCTCCATGTCTCTGTTGACCCGGCTACTGATACGCCTGAGAGGCGAAAGAATTATTTCAATCTTTACGGGATTGATGCTCTGAAGGATGGTAGATGGATGTTTGTCTCGGGTGAGAATAATGAACTCGCAAGGTTATGGAAGTTTTACGGAATAACCATGAAAAAGATTAAAGACAAAAGGTTGCCTGAGGGCTATTACATAGAATATACACCTAAGGTGGTGGTTATTGACAGAAATAATGTTATAAGATTTGAGACAGCCTTTGATTTTTCAGAAGAGGAACTGATCTCTCAGATTCAAAAACTTGCACTTACCGCTCCAGTTATAAGATTCAATAACACGAGATATGAATTCGGCTCGGTGAAAAAGGGGGAGATTGTAAAACATGATTTTGAATTTGTTAATGAAGGAAATGGTCTCCTCAAGATAATTGACCTTATCCCTGCTTGAAGGGCGTGCACCAGCGCTACTGCCAGTTCGGCAGAGATAGCACCGGGAGAAAAAGGAAAGATAACTGTGACGGTAAATACAGCAGTAGCAGTGGTGAAACTTGGAAAGACGAGTAAGACCGTTGAGGTCTGGACAAATGACCATAGTAACAGGATGATAATGCTTTCTCTTACAGGAGAGATTATACCTGCTGAGAAACAGTCGCCAGAATGAGATGAAGATCGATTATCCGTGAGATGAAGAATATGGATTTTTTGATGAATAGAAGGGAATTGTTCATAAGCACCCTGACAGGTATCGGCAGTGTTCTGATCGGTAGTAGATATAGTGATTCAGGCACTGTTAATGACAGTGAGGTTAAAGCTGTAAATCTAAATATAACCTGTACTACCGAGATACTTAATCCTCCAAAGGACAAGGATATAAGGATATGGATCCCTGTTCCACCTGACGACCATGAGCAAGAAATATCTGGACTGACTGTAATATCGAGAATTCCATATAAAATGACAAAAGAGGACATCTGGGGGAACAGAATGTTTTTCTTCAATGCTGACAATTTAACAGCAAAGGATAAGATAGTCGTGAAATACAGGATAAGACGAAAGGCTGGCGGGATTAGTAAAGATTTAAATGAAAAACCAGAAAGACATCTTGAACCATCTGAGTGGGAGAAATGGGATGACAATATTACGGAGTATGTTGATGCCCTTGTTGGTAGTGAAAAGAACCC
Proteins encoded in this window:
- a CDS encoding SCO family protein, with translation MNLVNKLLLIAIFLLISAVDSHALQRKAVDFKLNNWDGKLVSMQELKGKIVILTFSYAYCSAICPIITGRLSSLDSTIDSPKGMVYLHVSVDPATDTPERRKNYFNLYGIDALKDGRWMFVSGENNELARLWKFYGITMKKIKDKRLPEGYYIEYTPKVVVIDRNNVIRFETAFDFSEEELISQIQKLALTAPVIRFNNTRYEFGSVKKGEIVKHDFEFVNEGNGLLKIIDLIPA